One segment of Pontibacter akesuensis DNA contains the following:
- a CDS encoding STAS domain-containing protein, with product MNTTAQLLHDYKKNILENWMQNQLADAALRDDLISNDEMRRQSEELLEGLARAVSNGNVDNVYAPEFEQVTDILTDISITRARQGFSPRETGMYVLSLKQALYQVLEEKYKSQPEVLYKELLVINNLLDKLSMVTFDTYIKGREEVILRQNDEINEISTPVIRVWEGILALPIIGTLDSARTQIVMENLLQEIVNTGSSIAILDISGVPAVDSLVAQHLIKTVSATRLMGAECIISGIRAEIAQTIVHLGIDLSNIKTKATLASALQLAFSMRKVEVRKIASNNGFNQPR from the coding sequence ATGAACACTACTGCCCAACTATTACACGATTACAAAAAGAACATCCTGGAAAACTGGATGCAAAACCAGTTAGCAGATGCTGCCCTTCGCGACGACCTTATCTCGAATGATGAGATGCGCCGCCAGTCTGAAGAACTGCTGGAAGGGCTTGCACGTGCCGTTTCGAACGGAAATGTGGACAATGTATATGCTCCAGAGTTTGAGCAGGTAACTGATATCCTAACAGATATTTCCATCACCAGAGCCCGCCAGGGATTCAGCCCACGCGAAACCGGCATGTACGTACTGAGTCTGAAGCAGGCGCTGTACCAGGTGCTGGAAGAAAAGTATAAGTCGCAGCCAGAAGTGCTCTATAAAGAACTACTTGTTATTAATAACTTGCTGGACAAGCTGAGCATGGTGACGTTCGACACCTACATCAAAGGCCGTGAGGAGGTAATTCTGCGCCAAAACGATGAGATAAATGAAATATCCACTCCGGTAATCCGCGTGTGGGAAGGCATTCTGGCCCTGCCGATCATCGGTACACTGGACAGCGCCCGCACACAGATCGTGATGGAAAACCTGCTCCAGGAAATTGTGAATACCGGAAGCAGCATTGCCATACTTGACATTTCTGGCGTACCAGCTGTAGATTCTCTGGTGGCACAGCACCTGATCAAGACCGTTAGTGCCACACGCCTGATGGGTGCCGAGTGCATCATCAGTGGTATCCGGGCAGAAATTGCGCAGACAATCGTGCACCTGGGCATCGACCTTTCCAACATCAAGACAAAGGCAACACTAGCCAGTGCATTGCAACTTGCCTTTAGCATGCGCAAAGTGGAAGTAAGAAAAATAGCCAGTAACAACGGGTTCAACCAACCAAGATAA
- a CDS encoding VF530 family protein: MAEEQKNNPLHGKTLQSILEHLVEVYGWEELSYKININCFKSNPSIKSSLTFLRRTPWAREKVESLYLYTLRKFG, from the coding sequence ATGGCAGAAGAACAGAAAAACAACCCGCTTCACGGTAAAACGCTCCAGTCGATATTGGAGCACCTGGTGGAGGTATATGGCTGGGAAGAACTAAGCTACAAGATTAACATCAACTGCTTTAAGAGTAACCCAAGTATAAAATCAAGCCTCACCTTTCTGCGCCGCACGCCCTGGGCCCGCGAGAAAGTAGAAAGCCTTTACCTGTACACTCTCCGCAAGTTTGGTTGA
- a CDS encoding RecQ family ATP-dependent DNA helicase, whose product MQDIHHILKTYWGYDSFRPLQEEIVQSVLAGQDTLALLPTGGGKSVCFQVPALAQEGICLVITPLIALMKDQVEHLKKRGIPAIAIYSGMSRREIDIAFDNCVYGQVKFLYLSPERLLTDLFQERVKRMNVSLLAVDEAHCISAWGYDFRPPYLQLAELREALPGVPVIALTATATEQVKKDIQEKLNFPKPNIFQKSFARSNLSYSCLYTENKTSRLLEILQRMPGQSIVYVRSRRQTVEIARFLQSRRISAAAYHAGLKFEERSAAQAQWVQDKVRVMVATNAFGMGIDKPDVRLVVHLDLPESLEAYYQEAGRAGRDEKYAYATILYGPNDAAELQRKVEEAHPAVDYIKRVYQCLANYFQLAVGSGQFSSFDFDLAVFAKQYKLKALEAHHAIKRLEGEGYVQLNEGYFMPSRLLLLLENTELHSFQLKNPEHDKLIQLILRLYGGEAFVNYVKLQERKMASLLQVNEQELRKKLEYLHKLGVLSYEPQHDSPQLTFTAPREDVSRLLLDTKKLNTLRERAVQQAKEVGRYVEATNRCRTQLLLVYFGEVTDISCRICDYCLAERKKARENQEHEALREKLLQLVQVKSYLPKELVEQFDPKNAETVTELIRELLDVGRFRCMESGKLELS is encoded by the coding sequence TTGCAAGACATCCACCACATACTAAAAACCTACTGGGGGTACGACAGTTTCCGGCCACTGCAGGAGGAGATTGTACAGTCGGTGCTGGCGGGGCAGGACACGCTGGCGCTTTTACCGACTGGCGGCGGAAAGTCGGTGTGCTTTCAGGTGCCGGCACTGGCGCAGGAGGGGATTTGCCTGGTGATCACGCCGCTCATCGCCCTGATGAAAGACCAGGTGGAGCACCTGAAAAAACGCGGTATCCCGGCTATAGCTATTTACTCTGGTATGAGCCGCCGGGAAATAGATATTGCATTTGACAACTGCGTGTACGGTCAGGTAAAGTTTTTATACCTATCGCCGGAGCGTTTGCTTACAGATTTGTTCCAGGAGCGGGTTAAGCGTATGAACGTGTCGCTGCTGGCTGTGGATGAGGCACACTGCATCTCGGCCTGGGGCTATGATTTCCGGCCGCCTTACCTGCAACTGGCGGAGTTGCGGGAGGCACTGCCTGGTGTACCTGTCATTGCCCTGACAGCCACCGCCACCGAGCAGGTTAAAAAGGATATACAGGAAAAGCTGAATTTCCCGAAACCGAACATCTTTCAGAAGAGCTTCGCCCGCTCCAATCTTTCCTACTCCTGCCTGTACACCGAAAATAAAACAAGCCGACTGTTGGAGATTTTGCAGCGCATGCCGGGGCAGAGCATTGTGTATGTGCGCAGCCGCCGGCAAACGGTGGAAATTGCCAGGTTCCTCCAGAGCCGCCGTATTTCTGCCGCTGCCTACCATGCCGGGCTGAAGTTTGAGGAGCGAAGTGCTGCGCAGGCGCAGTGGGTGCAGGATAAAGTGCGCGTGATGGTAGCGACCAACGCTTTCGGAATGGGCATCGATAAACCGGACGTGCGGTTGGTGGTGCACCTGGATTTACCCGAAAGCCTGGAGGCTTATTACCAGGAAGCAGGCCGTGCGGGCCGCGATGAGAAGTATGCCTACGCCACCATCCTCTACGGACCGAACGATGCGGCCGAACTGCAACGGAAGGTGGAGGAGGCGCATCCGGCTGTGGACTACATCAAAAGAGTATACCAGTGCCTGGCAAATTACTTTCAGTTAGCGGTGGGCAGCGGGCAGTTCAGCAGCTTTGATTTTGACCTGGCTGTCTTCGCGAAGCAGTACAAGCTCAAGGCTCTGGAAGCGCACCACGCCATCAAGCGGCTGGAAGGCGAGGGGTACGTGCAACTGAACGAAGGCTACTTCATGCCCTCCCGGTTGCTGCTGCTGCTGGAAAATACCGAGCTACACAGTTTTCAACTAAAGAACCCGGAGCACGATAAACTCATACAACTTATACTTCGGTTATATGGCGGAGAAGCGTTTGTGAACTACGTGAAGCTGCAGGAGCGCAAGATGGCCTCGTTGCTGCAGGTAAACGAGCAGGAGTTGCGCAAAAAGCTGGAGTACCTGCACAAGCTTGGGGTACTGAGTTATGAGCCGCAGCACGACTCGCCGCAACTCACTTTCACGGCTCCAAGAGAAGATGTGAGCCGGTTGCTGCTGGACACGAAAAAGCTGAACACGCTCCGGGAAAGAGCCGTGCAACAGGCCAAAGAAGTGGGCCGCTATGTGGAGGCAACGAACCGCTGCCGTACGCAATTACTGCTTGTGTACTTTGGGGAAGTGACGGACATAAGCTGCCGCATTTGTGATTACTGCCTGGCAGAGCGGAAAAAGGCACGCGAAAACCAGGAGCACGAGGCGCTGCGGGAAAAGCTGCTGCAGTTAGTGCAGGTGAAGTCCTACTTGCCTAAGGAACTGGTGGAGCAGTTTGATCCAAAGAATGCAGAAACCGTAACCGAGCTGATTCGGGAACTGCTGGATGTGGGCAGGTTCAGGTGTATGGAGTCGGGGAAGTTGGAGTTAAGTTAA
- a CDS encoding ABC transporter ATP-binding protein — MLQVKNIHKKYGVLDVLKGIDLTIGTGEVVSIVGASGAGKSTLLHILGTLDTADTGEVIFDDKNIARMSGAEMARFRNRHIGFIFQFHNLLPEFSALENACLPGFLAGKPEKEVRERAGELLHMLNLSHRLRHKPSELSGGEQQRTAVARALINSPKVIFADEPSGNLDSKNAQELHDIFFRLRAEFNQTFVIVTHNEQLATMADRTLVMKDGQIVSGHLEANENRSSEVL; from the coding sequence GTGCTGCAGGTAAAGAACATTCATAAAAAATACGGTGTGTTGGATGTGCTTAAAGGCATCGATCTGACTATTGGCACCGGGGAAGTGGTTTCGATTGTGGGGGCATCGGGTGCAGGCAAGAGCACGCTGCTGCACATACTGGGTACGCTGGATACGGCAGATACCGGTGAGGTGATTTTTGATGATAAGAACATTGCCAGGATGAGCGGGGCGGAGATGGCACGCTTCCGTAACCGGCACATTGGCTTTATCTTCCAGTTCCATAACCTGCTGCCCGAGTTCTCCGCGCTGGAAAATGCCTGCCTGCCCGGCTTTCTGGCGGGCAAGCCAGAGAAGGAAGTGCGCGAAAGGGCCGGGGAGTTGCTGCACATGCTGAACCTGTCGCATCGCCTGCGCCACAAGCCTTCTGAACTTTCGGGTGGCGAGCAGCAGCGTACCGCCGTGGCCCGTGCCCTCATCAATTCGCCCAAGGTGATATTTGCCGATGAGCCCAGCGGTAACCTCGACTCCAAGAATGCACAGGAACTGCACGACATCTTTTTCCGCCTGCGCGCGGAGTTTAACCAGACCTTCGTGATCGTGACGCACAACGAGCAGTTGGCCACCATGGCAGACCGTACGCTGGTGATGAAGGACGGCCAGATTGTTTCCGGTCACCTGGAAGCCAACGAAAACAGAAGCTCTGAGGTGCTGTAG
- a CDS encoding YdcF family protein, which produces MLEELIIRSLADTLPPETADAVFLFGQTEDNQRSVFATAKKLLEQGQAKKVMFLNSEPKSGYPGFESWQQELTKIGIKPEQIEAVPSPETEILHTRIEACAMAKHAIAQAYKTVIVVASPFQQPRAFMAAVTAAFAHYPSLRLHSQAGEPLPWCQEANHSQGKVEDTRAGLIAGEIERIHKYNQKGDLAYAEEVLEYLHRRDRNQI; this is translated from the coding sequence ATGCTGGAAGAACTTATAATCCGTAGCCTAGCCGATACCCTGCCGCCCGAAACAGCGGATGCTGTTTTCCTGTTCGGGCAAACTGAAGATAACCAACGCTCCGTATTCGCTACTGCCAAAAAGCTCCTGGAGCAGGGGCAGGCAAAGAAAGTCATGTTCCTGAATTCTGAACCGAAAAGCGGCTATCCGGGCTTTGAGAGCTGGCAGCAGGAACTAACAAAAATCGGCATCAAACCTGAGCAAATAGAGGCCGTTCCTTCTCCTGAAACAGAAATACTGCACACCCGCATCGAAGCTTGTGCGATGGCAAAACATGCCATCGCACAAGCTTATAAAACGGTTATTGTAGTGGCATCGCCTTTTCAGCAGCCCCGTGCTTTTATGGCTGCCGTTACAGCTGCCTTCGCACATTACCCGTCGTTGCGCCTGCACAGCCAGGCTGGGGAGCCACTGCCCTGGTGCCAGGAAGCAAACCATTCGCAGGGAAAAGTAGAAGATACCCGTGCAGGGCTGATAGCCGGGGAAATAGAGCGTATCCACAAATACAACCAAAAAGGTGACCTGGCTTATGCGGAAGAGGTGCTGGAATATTTGCACAGGCGGGACAGAAATCAAATTTAA
- a CDS encoding anti-sigma regulatory factor, protein MSKDTMPILREQDVVPFRNRVREYSTKIGMSLVNQTKLITAASELVRNMLKYAGGGQVKLEIISKNAQTGVRLIFEDKGPGIADIKLAMQDGFTTGKSLGLGLPGAKRLVNEFDIVSKLSEGTTVTITHWKNVR, encoded by the coding sequence ATGAGTAAAGATACGATGCCCATTTTGCGTGAGCAGGATGTGGTGCCGTTTCGAAACAGGGTGCGTGAGTACAGCACCAAAATAGGCATGAGCCTGGTAAACCAAACCAAACTTATAACAGCAGCCAGCGAACTGGTGCGAAACATGCTCAAGTATGCGGGAGGCGGACAAGTGAAACTGGAGATCATCAGTAAGAATGCCCAAACGGGAGTACGCCTTATTTTTGAAGACAAAGGGCCGGGTATAGCCGATATAAAGCTGGCTATGCAGGATGGGTTTACAACCGGAAAGAGCCTGGGCCTGGGCTTGCCCGGGGCAAAGCGCCTTGTAAACGAATTCGATATCGTGAGCAAGCTGAGTGAAGGCACCACCGTTACTATTACTCACTGGAAAAATGTACGTTAA
- a CDS encoding AI-2E family transporter → MTDIYTYSKRVALTAAVVLLVAAGFYMLGRHGYFFLLVFAGILLAVLFSGIAEMLQAKLHLKDGLALLFAVLLFFGIIGGAIYLVAPTVGGQVKEFKTSFPEALSQVENWLSDYSWGQQVIEKVPNDMSQMLPKQQALLSRVTTIFSSTLSILADLLIVIVTALFLAANPKLYTVGFTKLFAVRHRSRIMQVLGMCYHSLKLWLLAMFLAMAVVGVSTAVGYSLLGLPLPFALALIAFLFAFVPNVGPLLAGVPAVLIGLTVSPQMALYVLLLYAGIQLVESYMLTPIIFHKTVDLPPALLLFFQVLLGLVQGALGLLLAAPLLAVLMVVINELYVKDVLERAAPNAPADAP, encoded by the coding sequence ATGACGGACATCTATACTTACTCAAAACGCGTTGCCCTTACCGCTGCTGTTGTGTTGCTGGTTGCTGCAGGATTTTACATGCTTGGCAGGCACGGCTATTTCTTCCTGCTTGTGTTTGCCGGTATACTTCTGGCTGTGCTTTTTAGTGGTATTGCAGAAATGCTGCAGGCAAAGTTACATTTAAAAGATGGCCTTGCTTTGTTGTTTGCCGTGTTGCTTTTCTTTGGCATAATTGGAGGTGCGATTTATTTGGTTGCGCCAACAGTGGGCGGTCAGGTAAAGGAATTTAAAACGAGTTTTCCGGAGGCGTTATCGCAAGTAGAAAACTGGTTGAGCGACTATAGCTGGGGGCAGCAGGTTATCGAAAAAGTGCCCAACGACATGAGCCAGATGCTCCCCAAACAACAAGCGTTACTATCAAGGGTAACGACCATCTTCTCCTCAACGCTAAGTATACTGGCCGATCTCCTCATCGTTATTGTAACAGCACTTTTCCTTGCTGCAAACCCCAAGCTTTATACCGTAGGCTTCACCAAGCTTTTTGCCGTTAGGCATCGCTCCAGAATAATGCAGGTGTTGGGCATGTGCTACCATTCGCTAAAGCTGTGGTTGCTTGCCATGTTTCTGGCGATGGCTGTAGTGGGCGTTAGTACGGCTGTAGGCTATAGTTTGCTGGGCCTGCCGCTGCCTTTTGCCCTGGCGCTTATTGCTTTTCTTTTTGCCTTTGTGCCAAATGTTGGGCCGTTGCTAGCGGGTGTTCCTGCTGTGTTAATCGGCCTGACAGTCAGCCCGCAGATGGCACTGTATGTCCTCCTGCTATATGCTGGTATTCAGCTAGTGGAGAGTTACATGCTCACTCCCATCATCTTTCATAAAACTGTTGACTTACCGCCAGCCCTGCTGCTTTTCTTCCAGGTGTTGTTAGGCCTGGTGCAGGGCGCTCTGGGCTTGTTGCTGGCCGCGCCGCTGTTAGCCGTGCTTATGGTGGTGATAAACGAGTTGTATGTGAAAGATGTGTTGGAGCGTGCGGCACCGAACGCTCCTGCAGATGCGCCGTAG
- a CDS encoding ATP-binding protein, translating to MYVKQHQKYAVPDKSYASMAKRDISRMAEAQGFSASEVGKVNIVVSELTSNLMKHVPEGGELLVRPLGKDGLEIICLDNGEGMRDPSRMQEDGVSTYGSAGEGLGAIKRQSDEFDLFSQAGVGTIILSRIFKAGKYNARTAQDANHELGYVLVAKPHETLCGDNLAVIEKGPELYLLALDGLGHGENAYEAAQLAAKVFNTSPILPPDKSLRHIHEQIRRTRGAVGFVANISGATQSLSYCGIGNIAGKLYSADGVWTGSGYKNIISYNGILGHNIPNTTSNQQLEWGRQKLLILHSDGIKSRWELTKYPALVRHHAAVIAALLYKEYSRQTDDTMVVVCKGKF from the coding sequence ATGTACGTTAAGCAGCACCAGAAATACGCTGTGCCCGATAAGTCTTACGCCAGTATGGCCAAGCGTGATATCAGCCGCATGGCTGAGGCGCAGGGCTTTTCCGCCAGTGAGGTGGGCAAGGTGAACATCGTGGTGTCGGAGCTTACTTCGAACCTGATGAAGCATGTTCCCGAAGGGGGTGAATTGTTGGTGCGGCCGCTTGGAAAGGACGGACTGGAGATTATCTGCCTGGACAACGGGGAAGGCATGCGCGATCCATCCCGGATGCAGGAAGACGGCGTATCGACCTACGGCTCTGCTGGGGAAGGTTTAGGGGCCATCAAGAGGCAATCCGATGAATTCGATCTCTTCTCCCAGGCGGGCGTTGGCACCATCATCCTATCCAGAATATTCAAAGCCGGGAAGTACAATGCCCGGACAGCTCAGGACGCAAACCACGAACTGGGCTATGTACTGGTGGCGAAACCCCACGAAACACTGTGTGGCGACAACCTGGCTGTTATAGAGAAAGGACCCGAACTGTACCTGCTGGCCCTCGACGGCCTTGGCCACGGCGAGAATGCCTACGAAGCGGCTCAGCTGGCGGCAAAGGTGTTCAACACCTCCCCTATTCTGCCGCCCGACAAGTCGCTGCGCCACATTCACGAGCAGATCAGGCGAACACGCGGTGCGGTGGGCTTTGTGGCCAATATCAGCGGTGCCACCCAATCATTATCATACTGCGGCATTGGCAACATAGCCGGTAAGCTTTATTCGGCTGATGGCGTCTGGACCGGTTCCGGCTACAAGAACATCATCTCCTACAACGGTATACTTGGCCACAACATACCGAACACGACGAGCAACCAACAGCTGGAGTGGGGCAGGCAGAAATTACTTATCCTGCACTCTGATGGCATAAAGTCGAGATGGGAACTAACTAAATACCCGGCGCTTGTGCGGCACCATGCCGCTGTTATCGCGGCCTTGCTGTACAAAGAGTATAGCCGCCAAACGGATGATACCATGGTAGTAGTTTGTAAAGGTAAATTTTAG
- a CDS encoding STAS domain-containing protein, whose protein sequence is MERIPILKMGPFLLVTIQVDLYDRLALNLENDLISMVSKTGARGVLIDISVVSIVDSFMGRILGNIASMSRIMDAETVVVGMQPAVAITLVELGLTLQGVHTALDVEKGMELLHDKIGLGLNSEQEEEGSDDSDE, encoded by the coding sequence ATGGAAAGAATTCCAATATTAAAGATGGGCCCCTTTCTGTTGGTTACCATTCAAGTAGACCTTTACGACCGGCTTGCCCTCAACCTCGAAAACGACCTCATCTCCATGGTGAGCAAGACTGGGGCAAGGGGCGTGCTAATCGATATTTCAGTAGTAAGTATAGTTGACTCCTTTATGGGCCGCATTCTGGGCAACATTGCCTCCATGTCGCGTATAATGGATGCTGAAACGGTGGTGGTGGGCATGCAGCCTGCCGTGGCCATTACACTGGTAGAGCTTGGCCTTACGCTACAGGGCGTCCACACTGCACTGGATGTGGAGAAAGGCATGGAGCTGCTCCATGACAAGATCGGTTTAGGCCTGAATTCTGAGCAGGAAGAGGAGGGCTCGGATGATAGTGATGAGTAA
- a CDS encoding nuclear transport factor 2 family protein: protein MKVYFSFTLLMLFSIVAQAQNLAQDSAAVVAPAALQLKGYNNRDIETFAKAYSDTVKVYSSPGKLSYQGKEELRKRYGSKFASTPDLHCELVNRIVSGNVVIDHERVQISKDRPRMEAIAVYRVKDGLIYEVTFISPNKN from the coding sequence ATGAAAGTCTACTTCTCTTTTACCCTCCTGATGCTTTTCTCTATTGTAGCGCAGGCGCAAAACCTTGCCCAAGATTCAGCAGCGGTAGTGGCACCAGCGGCCTTGCAGCTAAAAGGTTACAACAACCGCGACATTGAGACATTCGCTAAAGCCTACAGCGACACGGTGAAAGTATACAGCAGCCCGGGCAAGCTAAGCTACCAGGGAAAGGAGGAGTTACGCAAACGCTACGGCAGCAAGTTTGCCAGCACCCCAGACCTGCACTGCGAACTCGTGAACCGGATCGTGTCGGGGAATGTGGTGATTGACCATGAGCGGGTACAGATAAGCAAAGACCGCCCACGCATGGAGGCTATTGCTGTTTACAGAGTGAAGGATGGGTTGATCTACGAAGTCACCTTTATTTCACCGAACAAGAACTAA
- a CDS encoding organic hydroperoxide resistance protein — protein MEKVYTAVVTATGGRQGQVKSDDGIIDMQLALPVGVGGNNEKTNPEQLFAAGYAACFQSALLVVAGKHKERLNPESTVTAHVDLLKNDDGGYGLGVKLSVDLKGVDGEKARQMVDEAHQICPYSVGTRGNIEVELEVV, from the coding sequence ATGGAAAAAGTGTATACGGCAGTGGTAACTGCAACAGGAGGCCGCCAAGGGCAGGTAAAATCTGATGATGGCATAATTGATATGCAACTGGCTTTGCCCGTGGGAGTGGGTGGGAACAATGAAAAAACGAACCCGGAGCAATTGTTTGCGGCAGGCTATGCTGCTTGCTTCCAAAGCGCACTGCTCGTGGTGGCAGGCAAGCATAAAGAGCGCCTTAATCCTGAATCTACCGTAACGGCACACGTGGATCTCCTAAAGAACGATGATGGCGGCTACGGACTTGGCGTGAAGCTAAGCGTGGACCTGAAAGGCGTTGACGGTGAGAAAGCAAGGCAGATGGTGGACGAGGCGCACCAGATTTGCCCTTACTCTGTCGGAACACGCGGAAACATTGAGGTAGAACTGGAAGTGGTTTAA
- the sucC gene encoding ADP-forming succinate--CoA ligase subunit beta, with amino-acid sequence MNIHEYQAKEILKGYGVRIQEGIVAETPEQAVAAAKKLTEETGTGWHVIKAQIHAGGRGKGGGVKLAKNLEQVKDIADQILGMTLVTHQTGPEGKLVNKVLVAQDVYYPGDSEPKEFYLSILLDRAKGQNVIMASTEGGMDIEEVAEKTPEKIIKEWIDPAVGLQGFQARKIAFAFGLQGEAFKEMVKFVTNLYKAYVETDSSMFEINPVLKTSDNKILAVDAKVDLDDNALFRHKNLADLRDVSEEDPLEVEAGEYNLNYVKLDGNVGCMVNGAGLAMATMDIIKLSGGEPANFLDVGGSANAQTVEAGFRIILKDPNVKAILINIFGGIVRCDRVANGVVEAYKNIGDIRVPIIVRLQGTNAEEGARIIDESGLKVYSAVVLKEAAEKVKQVLAEQNA; translated from the coding sequence ATGAACATACACGAATATCAGGCTAAAGAGATTTTAAAAGGCTATGGCGTACGCATCCAGGAAGGGATCGTGGCTGAGACGCCAGAGCAAGCCGTAGCGGCTGCAAAGAAACTCACCGAAGAGACGGGCACAGGCTGGCACGTAATCAAGGCGCAGATACATGCAGGTGGCCGTGGCAAGGGCGGGGGCGTAAAGCTGGCCAAAAACCTGGAGCAAGTTAAAGACATTGCTGACCAGATTCTAGGCATGACGCTTGTAACGCACCAGACAGGCCCTGAAGGCAAGCTGGTGAACAAAGTACTGGTGGCACAGGATGTTTACTACCCTGGCGATTCAGAGCCGAAAGAATTCTACCTGAGCATTCTGCTGGACCGCGCCAAGGGCCAGAACGTGATCATGGCCTCAACTGAAGGGGGTATGGACATTGAAGAAGTAGCTGAGAAAACACCAGAGAAGATCATCAAAGAGTGGATTGACCCGGCTGTAGGTTTGCAAGGTTTCCAGGCCCGCAAAATCGCTTTCGCGTTTGGTTTGCAGGGTGAAGCTTTCAAGGAGATGGTGAAGTTTGTAACTAACCTTTACAAGGCTTATGTTGAAACCGATTCCTCTATGTTCGAGATCAACCCGGTGCTGAAAACATCTGACAACAAAATACTGGCCGTTGACGCCAAAGTTGACCTGGATGACAACGCACTTTTCCGCCACAAAAACCTGGCTGACCTGCGTGATGTATCAGAGGAAGATCCGTTGGAAGTGGAAGCTGGCGAGTATAACCTGAACTACGTAAAGCTTGACGGTAACGTGGGCTGTATGGTGAACGGTGCTGGTTTGGCCATGGCAACCATGGACATTATCAAGCTTTCCGGTGGCGAGCCTGCCAACTTCCTGGACGTAGGCGGTAGCGCCAACGCGCAGACAGTGGAAGCTGGTTTCCGCATTATTTTGAAAGATCCGAACGTAAAGGCAATCCTGATCAACATTTTCGGCGGTATCGTACGTTGCGACCGTGTGGCAAATGGTGTAGTGGAGGCTTACAAGAACATCGGCGACATCCGTGTTCCGATCATCGTTCGTCTGCAGGGCACGAACGCTGAAGAAGGTGCGCGCATCATTGATGAGTCTGGCTTGAAAGTATACTCAGCTGTAGTGCTGAAAGAAGCTGCCGAGAAAGTGAAGCAGGTGCTTGCCGAGCAAAACGCCTAA
- a CDS encoding DUF4136 domain-containing protein: MLRSFSLYFALLLIASALAACSPIRVLDTEADAGFQLRNYSTFDFYQVEASGDALEPYGPQLAFLKQEITQQLQQRGLTRTSSNPDLKINLGIVVAEKVQTRETNIQTDPPFYMGQRRYSWRSREVETGRYQQGTLSVHLVDNARNEMVWQGAAAGVVPDDNTAKLQKRISEGVQKLIELIP; this comes from the coding sequence ATGTTACGTTCGTTTAGCTTATACTTTGCGTTACTGTTAATTGCAAGCGCGCTAGCCGCCTGCTCGCCCATACGTGTGCTGGATACAGAGGCCGATGCAGGCTTCCAGCTGAGGAACTACAGTACGTTTGACTTCTACCAGGTGGAGGCCAGTGGCGATGCCCTGGAACCGTATGGCCCTCAGCTTGCTTTCCTGAAGCAGGAAATAACTCAGCAACTGCAGCAGCGCGGCCTTACGCGTACCTCCTCCAACCCCGATTTGAAGATAAACCTTGGCATTGTGGTGGCCGAGAAAGTACAGACACGTGAGACGAACATACAGACCGATCCGCCTTTCTACATGGGGCAGCGCCGCTATTCCTGGCGGAGTCGTGAGGTGGAAACAGGACGTTACCAGCAGGGTACACTGTCGGTGCACCTGGTAGATAATGCCCGGAATGAGATGGTTTGGCAGGGTGCCGCCGCGGGTGTGGTGCCAGACGATAATACCGCCAAATTGCAGAAACGCATCAGTGAGGGCGTACAGAAATTAATAGAGCTAATTCCATAG